In one Nitrospirota bacterium genomic region, the following are encoded:
- the hemG gene encoding protoporphyrinogen oxidase: MKLVIVGGGISGLSLAYFLLERNPALDITVLESEKKPGGKIWTDRINGFLCEGGVNGFLDNRPKTLELIAKLGLSPLRSSDEARKRYIFSNGKLNLLPESPAAFLSSNLLSIFGRLRIIWEIFVPQKTSDEESLADFARRRLGKEAYEKLIDPMASGIYAGDPENMSLKSCFRKIYDLEQQYGSLIRGMIKLQKAAKKTGKKVGPGPGGVLTSFQDGMEVLINTLQGHIGKRLKNTSKVVSVEKKGESYVIHITDGSSIETEALVLATPAHETSEILKDMDKTISSVLREIFYPAISVICLGYRRDKIKHPLDGFGFLIPNRERRKILGTLWDSSIFPNRAPDGYVLLRTMLGGVRNSDLALQDEDKQISLVMKELREIMDIDLQPDFVKVFIHKKGIPQYSLGHENRLKMVDESIRKYKRFYITGNAYRGIGVNDCIENSQIMAERIINDIR, translated from the coding sequence AGATCTGGACTGACAGAATAAATGGATTCCTCTGTGAAGGCGGAGTAAATGGATTTCTTGACAATAGACCAAAGACTCTTGAGCTTATTGCGAAACTCGGTCTCAGTCCTTTAAGGAGTAGTGATGAAGCAAGAAAAAGATATATTTTCTCTAATGGTAAATTAAATCTACTTCCTGAATCTCCTGCTGCATTTTTATCTTCTAATCTGCTAAGTATTTTTGGTCGCTTAAGGATAATCTGGGAAATTTTTGTGCCCCAAAAAACTTCTGACGAAGAGTCGCTTGCTGACTTTGCGCGTCGTAGACTCGGAAAGGAGGCTTATGAGAAACTTATAGACCCAATGGCATCAGGTATCTATGCTGGCGATCCGGAGAATATGAGTTTGAAGAGTTGTTTTCGTAAAATTTATGACCTTGAACAACAATATGGGAGCCTAATCAGAGGCATGATAAAGCTTCAGAAAGCTGCAAAAAAAACCGGTAAAAAAGTGGGACCAGGACCTGGTGGTGTACTTACATCTTTTCAAGATGGTATGGAGGTGCTTATTAATACCTTGCAAGGACATATAGGAAAACGATTAAAAAACACTTCAAAGGTAGTTTCTGTTGAAAAAAAAGGTGAAAGCTATGTTATTCATATAACAGATGGTTCATCCATTGAGACAGAAGCACTTGTGCTTGCAACACCTGCTCATGAAACATCAGAAATATTAAAAGACATGGATAAGACCATTTCATCAGTACTTAGAGAAATCTTTTATCCTGCTATATCGGTTATATGTCTGGGATACAGGCGTGATAAAATTAAACATCCACTCGACGGTTTTGGTTTTCTTATACCAAACAGAGAAAGACGAAAGATATTAGGAACGCTATGGGATTCGAGTATCTTCCCGAATAGAGCTCCTGACGGTTATGTGCTTTTAAGAACAATGCTTGGAGGAGTCAGAAACTCAGACCTTGCACTTCAGGATGAGGATAAGCAGATTAGTCTTGTTATGAAAGAATTGAGAGAGATAATGGATATAGATTTACAGCCTGACTTTGTAAAAGTATTTATACATAAAAAAGGAATTCCCCAATACTCGTTAGGTCATGAAAATAGGCTTAAGATGGTAGATGAATCAATAAGAAAGTATAAAAGGTTTTATATTACAGGTAATGCTTATAGGGGGATTGGTGTTAATGACTGTATAGAAAATTCACAGATTATGGCAGAAAGGATAATTAATGATATTCGGTAG
- a CDS encoding DUF465 domain-containing protein: protein MKENEIIELLKKENEEFKKLSEEHRNLDMLLADIDSRRYLTPDEEMERKRIQKQKLQKKDRMAELVREYKKSHSVN, encoded by the coding sequence TTGAAAGAGAATGAAATTATTGAGCTGTTGAAGAAGGAGAACGAGGAATTTAAAAAACTTAGTGAAGAGCATAGAAATCTCGACATGCTTCTGGCAGATATTGACAGTAGACGCTATCTTACCCCTGACGAAGAAATGGAAAGGAAAAGAATACAAAAACAGAAGCTGCAAAAAAAAGACAGGATGGCAGAACTGGTTAGGGAGTATAAGAAAAGCCATTCAGTTAATTAG